One genomic window of Brachionichthys hirsutus isolate HB-005 chromosome 22, CSIRO-AGI_Bhir_v1, whole genome shotgun sequence includes the following:
- the cbll1 gene encoding E3 ubiquitin-protein ligase Hakai isoform X1 — translation MDHSDNDLQGSDGSGSLGGPDVRRRIPIKLISKQPLRTKPQPRVQRPNTRPCKVDAGEDGRRKPLRDEQTETQKFGFKQEERFDFGAKSGDVFAGQRRFPQQMFWDYKLNLIGERDEVPIHFCDKCGLPIHLYGRMIPCKHVFCYDCALLHEKKGDKMCPGLTLYNCTDPVQRIEQCQRGSLYMCSVVPGCKRTYLSQRDLQAHVNHRHMRASKSSAGRQDPVHLPPASEVPERFRVPPPHVPKNHVHLPSPLQHGSQGPYSQPPPPSAHEAPPPSSALGPETFRIATVTTRKHSNLITVPIQDDSASSREPHPGGPGPAPPPHRHPGDYPGQPPVVPHAHHMMAPPQQHFGPPPPPPPPISHPMQHPPQASGTPHMVYNQAPPPPMSTAPPPITPPPGHIMSQMPPYMNHPPPGPPPQHSGPPVNAPPPHHYNPNAMQQFPEDQGTLSPPFAQPGGRSPGMWPAPRGPPPPRMQGPPPQGQMPGPHHPDQGRYRPYYQ, via the exons ATGGACCACAGCG ATAATGATCTTCAAGGAAGCGATGGCTCTGGGAGTTTGGGTGGACCGGATGTTCGCCGTCGAATCCCCATCAAACTCATATCTAAGCAGCCCTTGAGGACCAAACCTCAGCCCCGCGTCCAGAGACCCAACACCAGACCCTGTAAAGTTGATGCTGGAGAAGATGGTAGGCGCAAGCCGCTTCGAGACGAGCAAACTGAAACGC AAAAGTTCGGCTTTAAGCAAGAGGAGAGGTTTGATTTCGGCGCGAAATCTGGTGATGTGTTTGCAGGTCAGCGGAGATTCCCCCAACAAATGTTTTGGGACTATAAG TTAAATTTGATTGGAGAGCGGGACGAAGTACCAATTCACTTTTGTGATAAATGTGGTCTTCCTATCCATCTGTATGGGCGGATG ATCCCATGCAAACACGTTTTCTGCTATGACTGTGCTTTGCTTCATGAGAAGAAAGGAGATAAAATGTGTCCTGG CCTGACGTTGTATAACTGCACAGACCCGGTGCAGCGCATTGAACAGTGTCAGCGCGGTTCCCTCTACATGTGCAGCGTGGTGCCGGGGTGCAAGCGCACCTACCTCTCCCAGCGTGACCTGCAGGCGCACGTCAACCATCGCCACATGAGGGCGAGCAAATCTTCGGCCGGCCGGCAGGACCCGGTGCACCTACCTCCAGCGTCCGAGGTCCCCGAGAGGTTCCGCGTGCCTCCCCCTCACGTACCCAAAAACCATGTTCATCTCCCCAGCCCCCTCCAACACGGCAGTCAAGGTCCCTACAGTCAGCCGCCCCCGCCCAGTGCCCAcgaagccccgcctccttcctctgctctggGCCCTGAGACATTCCGCATTGCCACGGTAACGACTCGTAAACACAGCAATCTCATTACCGTGCCCATCCAAGATGATTCCGCTTCGTCTCGAGAGCCCCACCCGGGTGGGCCGGGCCCTGCGCCGCCACCTCACCGCCACCCTGGGGACTATCCTGGCCAGCCACCTGTAGTGCCTCATGCTCACCACATGATGGCGCCACCACAACAGCATTTCGGCCCTCCGCCACCCCCGCCTCCCCCGATCAGCCATCCAATGCAGCATCCCCCTCAGGCCTCTGGGACACCACACATGGTGTACAACCAAGCCCCTCCTCCCCCAATGTCCACAGCCCCCCCGCCAATCACCCCTCCACCCGGGCACATCATGAGCCAAATGCCCCCCTATATGAACCACCCTCCTCCGGGACCTCCACCACAACACAGCGGCCCCCCCGTCAATGCCCCACCACCTCACCATTACAACCCCAACGCCATGCAGCAGTTCCCCGAGGACCAGGGGACCCTCAGTCCACCATTCGCCCAGCCGGGAGGGCGCAGTCCAGGGATGTGGCCTGCTCCACGAGGGCCCCCGCCTCCACGGATGCAGGGTCCCCCTCCCCAGGGCCAGATGCCAGGGCCACACCATCCAGATCAGGGCCGCTACCGACCTTACTATCAGTAG
- the cbll1 gene encoding E3 ubiquitin-protein ligase Hakai isoform X3, translated as MDHSDNDLQGSDGSGSLGGPDVRRRIPIKLISKQPLRTKPQPRVQRPNTRPCKVDAGEDGFGFKQEERFDFGAKSGDVFAGQRRFPQQMFWDYKLNLIGERDEVPIHFCDKCGLPIHLYGRMIPCKHVFCYDCALLHEKKGDKMCPGLTLYNCTDPVQRIEQCQRGSLYMCSVVPGCKRTYLSQRDLQAHVNHRHMRASKSSAGRQDPVHLPPASEVPERFRVPPPHVPKNHVHLPSPLQHGSQGPYSQPPPPSAHEAPPPSSALGPETFRIATVTTRKHSNLITVPIQDDSASSREPHPGGPGPAPPPHRHPGDYPGQPPVVPHAHHMMAPPQQHFGPPPPPPPPISHPMQHPPQASGTPHMVYNQAPPPPMSTAPPPITPPPGHIMSQMPPYMNHPPPGPPPQHSGPPVNAPPPHHYNPNAMQQFPEDQGTLSPPFAQPGGRSPGMWPAPRGPPPPRMQGPPPQGQMPGPHHPDQGRYRPYYQ; from the exons ATGGACCACAGCG ATAATGATCTTCAAGGAAGCGATGGCTCTGGGAGTTTGGGTGGACCGGATGTTCGCCGTCGAATCCCCATCAAACTCATATCTAAGCAGCCCTTGAGGACCAAACCTCAGCCCCGCGTCCAGAGACCCAACACCAGACCCTGTAAAGTTGATGCTGGAGAAGATG GC TTCGGCTTTAAGCAAGAGGAGAGGTTTGATTTCGGCGCGAAATCTGGTGATGTGTTTGCAGGTCAGCGGAGATTCCCCCAACAAATGTTTTGGGACTATAAG TTAAATTTGATTGGAGAGCGGGACGAAGTACCAATTCACTTTTGTGATAAATGTGGTCTTCCTATCCATCTGTATGGGCGGATG ATCCCATGCAAACACGTTTTCTGCTATGACTGTGCTTTGCTTCATGAGAAGAAAGGAGATAAAATGTGTCCTGG CCTGACGTTGTATAACTGCACAGACCCGGTGCAGCGCATTGAACAGTGTCAGCGCGGTTCCCTCTACATGTGCAGCGTGGTGCCGGGGTGCAAGCGCACCTACCTCTCCCAGCGTGACCTGCAGGCGCACGTCAACCATCGCCACATGAGGGCGAGCAAATCTTCGGCCGGCCGGCAGGACCCGGTGCACCTACCTCCAGCGTCCGAGGTCCCCGAGAGGTTCCGCGTGCCTCCCCCTCACGTACCCAAAAACCATGTTCATCTCCCCAGCCCCCTCCAACACGGCAGTCAAGGTCCCTACAGTCAGCCGCCCCCGCCCAGTGCCCAcgaagccccgcctccttcctctgctctggGCCCTGAGACATTCCGCATTGCCACGGTAACGACTCGTAAACACAGCAATCTCATTACCGTGCCCATCCAAGATGATTCCGCTTCGTCTCGAGAGCCCCACCCGGGTGGGCCGGGCCCTGCGCCGCCACCTCACCGCCACCCTGGGGACTATCCTGGCCAGCCACCTGTAGTGCCTCATGCTCACCACATGATGGCGCCACCACAACAGCATTTCGGCCCTCCGCCACCCCCGCCTCCCCCGATCAGCCATCCAATGCAGCATCCCCCTCAGGCCTCTGGGACACCACACATGGTGTACAACCAAGCCCCTCCTCCCCCAATGTCCACAGCCCCCCCGCCAATCACCCCTCCACCCGGGCACATCATGAGCCAAATGCCCCCCTATATGAACCACCCTCCTCCGGGACCTCCACCACAACACAGCGGCCCCCCCGTCAATGCCCCACCACCTCACCATTACAACCCCAACGCCATGCAGCAGTTCCCCGAGGACCAGGGGACCCTCAGTCCACCATTCGCCCAGCCGGGAGGGCGCAGTCCAGGGATGTGGCCTGCTCCACGAGGGCCCCCGCCTCCACGGATGCAGGGTCCCCCTCCCCAGGGCCAGATGCCAGGGCCACACCATCCAGATCAGGGCCGCTACCGACCTTACTATCAGTAG
- the cbll1 gene encoding E3 ubiquitin-protein ligase Hakai isoform X2 has protein sequence MDHSDNDLQGSDGSGSLGGPDVRRRIPIKLISKQPLRTKPQPRVQRPNTRPCKVDAGEDEKFGFKQEERFDFGAKSGDVFAGQRRFPQQMFWDYKLNLIGERDEVPIHFCDKCGLPIHLYGRMIPCKHVFCYDCALLHEKKGDKMCPGLTLYNCTDPVQRIEQCQRGSLYMCSVVPGCKRTYLSQRDLQAHVNHRHMRASKSSAGRQDPVHLPPASEVPERFRVPPPHVPKNHVHLPSPLQHGSQGPYSQPPPPSAHEAPPPSSALGPETFRIATVTTRKHSNLITVPIQDDSASSREPHPGGPGPAPPPHRHPGDYPGQPPVVPHAHHMMAPPQQHFGPPPPPPPPISHPMQHPPQASGTPHMVYNQAPPPPMSTAPPPITPPPGHIMSQMPPYMNHPPPGPPPQHSGPPVNAPPPHHYNPNAMQQFPEDQGTLSPPFAQPGGRSPGMWPAPRGPPPPRMQGPPPQGQMPGPHHPDQGRYRPYYQ, from the exons ATGGACCACAGCG ATAATGATCTTCAAGGAAGCGATGGCTCTGGGAGTTTGGGTGGACCGGATGTTCGCCGTCGAATCCCCATCAAACTCATATCTAAGCAGCCCTTGAGGACCAAACCTCAGCCCCGCGTCCAGAGACCCAACACCAGACCCTGTAAAGTTGATGCTGGAGAAGATG AAAAGTTCGGCTTTAAGCAAGAGGAGAGGTTTGATTTCGGCGCGAAATCTGGTGATGTGTTTGCAGGTCAGCGGAGATTCCCCCAACAAATGTTTTGGGACTATAAG TTAAATTTGATTGGAGAGCGGGACGAAGTACCAATTCACTTTTGTGATAAATGTGGTCTTCCTATCCATCTGTATGGGCGGATG ATCCCATGCAAACACGTTTTCTGCTATGACTGTGCTTTGCTTCATGAGAAGAAAGGAGATAAAATGTGTCCTGG CCTGACGTTGTATAACTGCACAGACCCGGTGCAGCGCATTGAACAGTGTCAGCGCGGTTCCCTCTACATGTGCAGCGTGGTGCCGGGGTGCAAGCGCACCTACCTCTCCCAGCGTGACCTGCAGGCGCACGTCAACCATCGCCACATGAGGGCGAGCAAATCTTCGGCCGGCCGGCAGGACCCGGTGCACCTACCTCCAGCGTCCGAGGTCCCCGAGAGGTTCCGCGTGCCTCCCCCTCACGTACCCAAAAACCATGTTCATCTCCCCAGCCCCCTCCAACACGGCAGTCAAGGTCCCTACAGTCAGCCGCCCCCGCCCAGTGCCCAcgaagccccgcctccttcctctgctctggGCCCTGAGACATTCCGCATTGCCACGGTAACGACTCGTAAACACAGCAATCTCATTACCGTGCCCATCCAAGATGATTCCGCTTCGTCTCGAGAGCCCCACCCGGGTGGGCCGGGCCCTGCGCCGCCACCTCACCGCCACCCTGGGGACTATCCTGGCCAGCCACCTGTAGTGCCTCATGCTCACCACATGATGGCGCCACCACAACAGCATTTCGGCCCTCCGCCACCCCCGCCTCCCCCGATCAGCCATCCAATGCAGCATCCCCCTCAGGCCTCTGGGACACCACACATGGTGTACAACCAAGCCCCTCCTCCCCCAATGTCCACAGCCCCCCCGCCAATCACCCCTCCACCCGGGCACATCATGAGCCAAATGCCCCCCTATATGAACCACCCTCCTCCGGGACCTCCACCACAACACAGCGGCCCCCCCGTCAATGCCCCACCACCTCACCATTACAACCCCAACGCCATGCAGCAGTTCCCCGAGGACCAGGGGACCCTCAGTCCACCATTCGCCCAGCCGGGAGGGCGCAGTCCAGGGATGTGGCCTGCTCCACGAGGGCCCCCGCCTCCACGGATGCAGGGTCCCCCTCCCCAGGGCCAGATGCCAGGGCCACACCATCCAGATCAGGGCCGCTACCGACCTTACTATCAGTAG